From Syngnathus scovelli strain Florida chromosome 14, RoL_Ssco_1.2, whole genome shotgun sequence, one genomic window encodes:
- the LOC125980973 gene encoding DDB1- and CUL4-associated factor 5 isoform X3, translating to MKELKGCGMRSSVGFLSRRRLTGHPLMKDEFQRRRLAGCTSLYKKDMLGHFGCVNAIEFSNNGGEWLVSGGDDRRVLLWNMEEALHARSKPLKLKGEHLSNIFCLAFDSSNKKVFSGGNDEQVILHDVERRETLNVFLHIDAVYSLSVSPVNDNVFASSSDDGRVLIWDTREPPYGEPFCLANYSSAFHSVMFNPVEPRLLATANSKEGVGLWDIRKPRSTLLRYGGSMSLQSAMSVRFNSTGTQLLALRRRLPPVLYELHSRLPSFQFDNQGYFNYCTMKSCCFAGDRDQYILSGSDDFNLYMWKIPKDPDTGGRVVNGAFMVLKGHRSIVNQVRFNPHTYMICSSGVEKVIKVWSPYQQPDSLGDLDGCVEDTCRSLYTHEEYISLVLNSGSGLSHDYVSQSIQEDPRMMAFFDSLVRRELEGWSSDSDSDLSEDAIMQLHARGRRPTRAATAAAAAATGADGAEVGAEDSDNSSSGGDEEERSRRQSSRPPSVFLTNDDSDSDSAFWLDPMPRPRSPSPRDYATLSIPSSTSPSLPAGASSSSASASSSSSEDDERRSAVRRRNVARRQRMRVASRAGELTDPAGQALFSAIDSCSYPSISIHDLTSSEEEASERDGGKRRLSLSDLVCGSPVMSPETREDASEPAAAERHGRTEAISDDGDGEAETNGRHRDAAAGQPEREAGVAEAADTRTGEKLKVTTQKRTHAGSEEGECGSSEKKLKT from the exons ATGAAAGAGCTGAAGGGCTGCGGTATGCGCTCTTCGGTGGGCTTTCTGTCCCGCCGCCGGTTGACGGGGCATCCGCTGATGAAGGACGAGTTCCAGCGGCGCAGGTTGGCCGGTTGCACCAGCCTGTACAAGAAGGACATGCTCGGACACTTTGGCTGTGTCAACGCCATCGAATTCTCCAACAACGGCGGCGAGTGGCTGGTGTCCG GCGGAGATGACCGGCGGGTGCTCTTGTGGAACATGGAAGAAGCCCTCCACGCTCGCTCCAAGCCACTCAAGCTAAAGGGAGAACatctgtccaacatcttctgcctCGCTTTTGATAGCAGCAACAAGAAGGTCTTCTCAGGAG GAAACGACGAGCAGGTGATTCTTCACGACGTGGAGCG GCGGGAGACGCTCAACGTGTTCTTGCACATCGACGCCGTGTACAGCCTCTCGGTCAGCCCCGTAAACGACAACGTCTTCGCCAGCTCGTCCGACGACGGCCGCGTCCTCATCTGGGACACGCGAGAGCCGCCGTACGGAG AACCGTTTTGCCTGGCCAATTACTCGTCGGCCTTTCACAGCGTGATGTTTAACCCGGTGGAACCtcggctgctggccaccgccaacTCCAAAGAAGGCGTCGGGCTGTGGGACATCCGCAAGCCCCGCAG CACGCTGCTACGCTACGGCGGCAGCATGTCGCTGCAGAGCGCCATGAGCGTGCGCTTCAACAGCACGGGCACGCAGCTGCTGGCGCTGCGCCGCCGCCTGCCGCCCGTCCTCTACGAGCTGCACTCGCGCCTGCCCAGCTTTCAGTTCGACAACCAGGGCTACTTCAACTACTGCACCATGAAAAGCTGCTGCTTTGCCGGAGACCGCGATCAG TACATCCTGTCCGGCTCGGATGACTTTAACCTCTACATGTGGAAAATCCCCAAGGACCCCGATACGG GAGGACGCGTGGTGAACGGGGCCTTCATGGTCCTCAAAGGCCACCGCTCCATTGTCAACCAGGTCCGCTTCAACCCGCACACGTACATGATCTGCTCCTCTGGTGTGGAAAAGGTCATCAAG GTGTGGAGTCCTTACCAGCAGCCCGACAGCCTGGGCGATCTGGACGGCTGCGTGGAGGACACGTGCCGGAGCCTGTACACGCACGAGGAGTACATCAGCCTGGTTCTGAACAGCGGCAGCGGCCTGTCGCACGACTACGTCAGCCAGTCCATCCAGGAGGACCCGCGCATGATGGCCTTTTTCGATTCGCTGGTACGCCGCGAGCTGGAGGGATGGAGCTCCGATTCGGACTCGGACCTGAGCGAGGACGCCATCATGCAGCTGCACGCTCGCGGCCGTCGCCCCACCCGAGCGGCGACGGCAGCGGCGGCCGCCGCCACGGGCGCGGACGGGGCTGAAGTCGGAGCGGAGGACTCTGATAATTCCAGCTCGGGAGGGGACGAGGAGGAGCGCTCCAGGAGACAGAGCAGCAGGCCGCCATCTGTTTTTCTGACAAACGACGACTCCGATTCGGACAGCGCGTTTTGGCTGGACCCGATGCCGCGCCCACGCTCGCCGAGCCCGCGCGACTACGCCACCTTGTCCATCCCCTCGTCCACCTCGCCCTCACTGCCCGCCGGCGCCTCCAGTTCCTCGGCCAGCgcctccagctccagcagcGAGGACGACGAGCGGCGCAGTGCCGTGCGGCGGCGCAACGTAGCCAGGCGGCAACGCATGCGCGTGGCCTCGCGCGCCGGCGAGCTGACCGACCCCGCCGGCCAAGCCTTGTTCTCCGCCATCGACTCGTGCAGCTACCCGTCCATCTCCATCCACGACTTGACGTCCTCGGAGGAGGAGGCGTCGGAACGAGACGGCGGGAAACGCCGCCTGAGCCTGTCGGATTTGGTGTGCGGCAGCCCGGTGATGTCGCCCGAGACTCGGGAGGACGCGAGCgagccggcggcggcggagcgTCACGGCAGGACTGAGGCCATCTCGGACGATGGAGACGGAGAGGCGGAGACAAACGGGCGCCACCGAGACGCCGCCGCCGGACAGCCGGAGCGCGAGGCCGGCGTGGCGGAGGCGGCGGACACGAGGACGGGAGA